A stretch of the Ptychodera flava strain L36383 chromosome 18, AS_Pfla_20210202, whole genome shotgun sequence genome encodes the following:
- the LOC139117634 gene encoding cystatin-C-like produces the protein MAKGVCVLLLFSLSTAFALLGGPEEIDLSDPSVRDAALFAVDKLNEMTNSMYRSKLIRVVEAKRQTVAGQIYLLKIESGTTLCHINEATSLDLCDFDPKGQLPWKVKI, from the exons atggcgaAAGGAGTGTGTGTACTTCTGCTGTTCAGTCTTTCGACGGCTTTTGCGCTGCTTGGGGGTCCTGAAGAGATCGACTTGTCAGACCCGTCTGTCAGAGATGCCGCGCTATTTGCCGTTGACAAGTTGAATGAAATGACGAACTCGATGTACCGCAGTAAGCTAATCAGAGTGGTGGAAGCCAAACGACAG ACGGTTGCAGGACAGATTTACCTCCTGAAGATCGAGTCTGGCACAACACTTTGTCACATCAATGAGGCTACATCTTTGGATCTGTGTGACTTTGATCCAAAAGGACAG ttaccatggaaagtgaaaatctaa
- the LOC139117065 gene encoding cathepsin L-like — MEGHNCVLKDDKPPMKTGDGKGLLQLDMFNDFIQKYGKKYSTEEFDFRFRVFKSNLAKAEQLQQNEQATGQYGVTKFMDLTEDEFKKFYLTPVWPAPGVNSQPPAKLKGEAPESFDWRDHNAVTEVKNQGTCGSCWAFSTTGNIEGQWAIKKKQLISLSEQMLVDCDKLDEGCNGGLPTNAYAEIMRMGGIMTETDYPYKGVDSSCKFNRTMAKIYINGSMNISQDEGEIANWLAANGPISIGINANAMQFYFGGISHPWKIFCNPENLDHGVLIVGYGTKDGTPYWIIKNSWGKDWGEQGYYLAYRGGGVCGLNEMCTSAIIN; from the exons ATGGAGGGACACAACTGTGTTCTCAAGGATGACAAACCTCCGATGAAG ACTGGTGATGGAAAAGGCCTGCTCCAACTTGACATGTTCAACGATTTTATTCAGAAGTATGGGAAGAAGTATTCAACTGAGG AGTTTGACTTTCGATTCAGAGTCTTCAAGTCCAATCTTGCAAAAGCGGAACAACTTCAACAAAATGAGCAGGCCACAGGACAGTATGGTGTCACAAAGTTCATGGATCTTACAG AGGATGAGTTCAAAAAATTCTACCTCACACCTGTCTGGCCGGCTCCAGGTGTTAACTCTCAACCACCTGCTAAGTTGAAAGGTGAAGCCCCGGAGTCCTTTGATTGGAGGGATCACAACGCTGTGACGGAGGTGAAAAACCAAGGAACATGTGGATCATGCTGGGCATTCTCAACGACTGGAAATATTGAAGGGCAGTGGGCCATCAAGAAAAAACAGCTGATATCACTCTCTGAACAAA TGTTGGTTGATTGTGATAAGCTTGATGAAGGATGCAATGGAGGATTACCTACTAACGCCTATGCAGAAATCATGAGAATGG GCGGAATCATGACTGAGACTGATTACCCCTATAAGGGAGTGGATTCTTCCTGTAAGTTCAACCGCACAATGGCCAAAATTTACATCAACGGATCCATGAATATTTCACAGGATGAAGGAG agaTTGCCAACTGGTTGGCAGCCAATGGTCCCATATCCATTGGCATCAATGCCAATGCCATGCAGTTTTACTTTGGAGGTATTTCGCATCCCTGGAAAATTTTCTGTAATCCAGAAAACTTGGATCATGGTGTTCTCATAGTTGGCTATGGAACAA AGGATGGTACACCTTACTGGATTATCAAGAACAGTTGGGGCAAAGATTGGGGTGAGCAG GGTTACTATCTGGCGTACAGAGGTGGTGGAGTTTGTGGACTGAACGAAATGTGTACCTCGGCAATCATTAATTAG